In the genome of uncultured Fibrobacter sp., the window CGTAGCCGGTACTTCGGAAAGCATATTGTCATGAAGGGAGAGCTTGGTAACGTTTGTCCACTTGCCGACTTCGAGGGTCAGATCCAAAAGCTGGTTCTTGGCGATGTTCACCGTCTGGAGCTTTTTGAGATTGCCCACGGAATCCGGAAGTTCGGACAGGCTGTTGTAACCCAGGTACAGGTGTTCCAGGTTAGAAAGGTCGCCGATGGTTTCGGGGAGTTCCATTAAGTCGTTTTCGCTCACGGAGAGCTTTTTCAGTTTCTTGAGCTTGGAAATGTCGTCGGGGAGTTCCACGAGCATATTGCGGTCGAGGATGAGCTCTTCGAGGTCTTCCAATTCGAAAAGTTCCTGAGGAAGGATTCTCAGTTCTTTTTGGGAAAGGTCTAACGAGGTGGCTTTTTCGGCCTTGGCTTTATTAATGATATCTAGCAAATTCATGGGAACATCTCCTATAGTGTAAATCATAGCATTTTTGCCCCGAAAAGATGAATCTTTATTCAAAAAAAGTAAAAAAGTATGATTTTTACACAAATGTTCACTACAAATGGGGGTGCTTTTGAAAAAAAATGAAAAAAATGTATGTTTTTTATCCACAAAGCGGCATTTTGAAACTATTTTTAAGGTGCAAAATACGATATTAAGGGTAAGGTGCCGCATTTGCACCCGACTTTTGCTATTGTAAAGATAACAGAACTGAGGAAAAAATGGAACTAACCAAATCGCAGGAACGCCGTCTAGCATTTGTGGCTAGCCTCTTGAGTCTCAATCCGAACGATCCTACTGACAGAATTAAGGCACTCCGGCATCTAAACCTTGATGAAAACGGCTGCTTCCATGGTTTCCAATATTCCCAAGGCTTTATGGAATTCTTCATCTTCCTCGATGAAGACACTCCGCTCGAAAAGGTCGTTTCTCACCTGAATTCCGACCTCAAACAGCTCCAGATTGCCGTCTTCCGTACCAGCGACCCTCCTAATCCGTTCTTTATGTCGCTCCGCGAAGAAGCTGATCCTTGGGCTGTTAATAAGATTTCTGACGACGAAGAAGAGGAAGATTCCGATTCCCCGGCAAGTCGCCCCTACATGGAAACGCTCGAAATTACGGTGCTCCGTACTCGTGCGACCCGCGACATTACCGACTCCGAACTGGAACGTACCCTCAAGGACATGCGCCGCAAGCTCGGCATCTGGAAGAACGAAGTCAAGGCAAAGCTCGAAATTATTGCCGAACACGACGACTTGACCCGCGACTTCCGCAGCGCCGACGATAAGCTTGAAATCGTGATGGATTCCGATCCGCTCCACCTGACCTCCGATCACGGTGAATTGTTCCTCGGTTTCTGCCCGATTCGTACGATTTTTGACTACCACGTGAACTTGGGTAAGCGCCTCAAGACGAAGCACAATATGGCTATCGTCTCCAGTAACATCCGTACTTACCTCGGTAACCTCACTCACACGAATGCTGCTTTGATCGATGCCTTCCAGACCATGGAACGTAACGACGACCAGAACGTGAACGTGGATGACTTCCCGTTCCTGCACAACGGTATGACCCTTACCGGTGATGACCTGCGCCTCAAGGAACGCGATGGCAAGAAGGTGCTCTATATTGAACGCCCGAAGATTATTAACGGTGCCCAGTCTCTGTTCACCTACGAACAGTACGCCAAGAAGAGCAAGAAGCCGGTGAACCCGCAGGTGCTCGTGAAGGTGGTGGTGCCGTATCCTGGTGCTGACAACTTCCTGAACCAGGTGACCATGGCTAACAACCGTCAGAACCCGGTGTTCAGCTACCATCTGCGTGCTGCTGACGACCTGCAGTTCTTTATTTGGCAGCGTTACCAGGAAGAAGGCTTTACCTACGTTTATAAGGATGGCGTGCGCCTCAAGGCACGTACCCGTAAGCTCGAAGTGCGTATGCGCCCCGAACTTGCCAAGACCCTCTTCATGATGGATGGCAAGCTCAGCGAATGCCGCTCCAGCGACTGCATTTTCGATAAGGAAACCCTGTACCAGCGTTGCTTCGGCGCGTTCGTGCGTGTGTCTCCGGATAAGGAACGCGATTTCGTTCGCAAGACCATCGCCTTCACCAAGGCATGGCAGCTCCTTAGCCGCTTGCCGATCAAGATCCGTCGCGTGACCCCGGGTAAGGGCGTGTCTATCGAAGCTAACGACGATAACCCGCTGACCCGTATCACCTGGAACGGCCGTCTCGAAGACAAGTTTATCTTCCGTAGCGCCGTGAAGGACCTGGTAGTGGCCCTCGCCCTTAAGCATTGGCTCATTTACGGTGATCCGATTCAGGACTTCGAATGGCTGGTTGAAAACGAACTCAACTTCAACGATTCCATCCTCAAGTATGCTTCCAAGATTTACACTGAAGACTTGAAGGGAATCCTGATTTCTGAATTCAAGGATAATCCGGCTTACTACGATACCATCACCACGATCGACAAGGATTCCGGTGAATCCGTGGAACGTCGCCTGTGGAAGGGCTTTGCCAATACCGCAACTTACGACAAGATGATGGATCTTCTGTGCAAGAAGAACCGCACCTGGGAAAAGTGCCGCGGCGGTATCGAAGTATTCCTTTAATTGGCTTCTTAAAATCTTTGTAAGACTCCGTATTACACGGAGTCTTATTTTTTATGCGACCAAAGAAATATGAGAACTCCAAAAGGAAAAGTAAGTCTTTGGTCGCCCTTCGTCTCAACAATAAGCTAATGCTTATTGCTTCGACTCGGCAAAATGTAAGATGATGTACGACATTGTTTTTGCGTGAGAATTAGGTCTTAGAAAAAGTGCAAAAAGTCGTGACTGGATTAACACGATTTTGAACACTTGTCTGTATATAAAACACTTTGTTCTATTTGATTATATATTTGGGATAGTGAATCAATTAAGGAGGATTTCACTATGAGTTCTAAAAAGATTAACCTCAGAAAATCTCTTGCATTTGCAACTGTATCGACCTCCTTGGCGATGGTTGCGTGCGATTTTAGTGCCGATACAACCGTTCAGGCTTCGGACAGTCAGGTACCCGGCCCGTCGGCAGAATTGCCGGAAGGTGCTTTTTTCCAGGTGAATACGCTGGAAGATCTGCCGAACTGTACGCAGAGCCGTGAAGGCAAATCGGCCTACGTGAACATTAACAACTCTGTTTATCTCTGCTCCAATGAACGTTGGACTAAGGCAAACGTGAGCATTGATCCGATTGTTCCCCCGGAAGAAAGTTCTTCGAGCAGCGAAGAAATTTTCCCGGAAACATCAAGTAGCGGACTTGAGCCTCCTCCGCCACCTCAGCCGTTTACCACTTGCTTTACCCCTTGGTATGGTGCAAACGGTGATTACAGGATTGACACCGGCTTTGACGACGGCTCCGAAACTTCCGGTTATTGGTTCTCTTATAGCGATGACGCCGATGGCGGCATGTCGACCATTATTTGGCCAGTTGAACTCGGTAACGAGTATGACGCTGATGCCATTGACCCGGTTGTCGATTACTGCGGAGGCCTCTGCGGTACCTATTACTTGAATCGTGGTACCTTGAGCTATGATCCGTTCGTTGGTGTCGGTTTCCATTTGGCTGGCTTCGGTATTGAAAATGGTATGGCCTCGGTGGTCGATGCCTCTAGCATGGGCGGCATTCGCATTACCTATGTGTCCGATGCTGCTGCCGAACTGGAACTTGGCTTGGGCGAATATATGGATAGCATGCTCGGTTACGATCTCCCGACCGTAGCCCTCCCGAAGGCATCTTCCCCGGTCACGAAGGTGTTTACCTGGGCTGATTTCAAGCAGCACGGTTGGGGAAAGAACAAGATTACCGGCGAAGAAGCCGCAAGAACGCTTGCTGTGATCAAGTTCAAGATTCAGGGTAAGACCGGTTCGATCGGTTTCTTCAACATCATGGCTATTGGCCCCTATGATGAATCTTGTTCCATTTATGTTCCGCCGACCCCGCGTTCTTCTTCGAGCTTTGTCCCGCCGGAACCCAAGTCTTCTAGCAGCTACTATGTGCCGTATAATAGCTTTGAAACCTGGTTCGGCTATGAAGGTGTTTACAAGATTGAAACGGGTCTTGACGCCGGTGGAGAAGTTTCGGGTTACTGGTATGAATTCGGCGATGCTATTGATGGCGGTGAATCGAAGATCCTTTGGCCCGTTCCCAAGGGTAACGAATATGCCGATGACGCCATGGACCCGATTATTGATCATTGCGGTGGCGTTTGCGGAACCTACCAGCTTGAACAGGGCACAATGGTCTACAATCCGTTTGTCGGCATAGCCTTTGATATTGCTGGTCCGGTAGATTGGGATGGCCCTGCAATTGCGGCTGACGCATCTAGCATGGGTGGCGTGTGCATAGCCTACACCTCTGACGCTGCTGTGAGCCTCGAAATGGGTCTCTCCGATGATAAGGAAGCTGAACTCGGTTACGATATTCCGTATGCAGCGCTCCCGAAGGCAACTTCCGTTGTGGTGAAGGATATCCCGTGGAGCAACTTCAAACAGGCTGGCTGGGGCAATGGTAAGATTACCGGTGAAGAGGCTGCTACGATGCTGAAGAGCATCCGCTTCAAGATTCAGGGTAAGGATGGTTCTACGGGTAGCTTCAACGTGATATCCGTGGGTGCCTTGGGCGGTGGCTGCTCCGCTAGCTACGTCGCTACTCCTCCTGTCATTTGGATGGATAAAGGTGTGAAAAACTGGTAGTTTTTTAGGAGTTTCCTTACAGAAGCGGCTCCTGGTTGCATAAAGAATTTGCTTCCAGGAGCTTTTTTGTATATATTAATAAGTGCTGAGTGTAAACAGGAGGATTTCAAATGCGTGGGGATAAGCTTCTCAAAAAGGTGTTGCCTTTTACCGCTCTTTCGGCATCGCTTGCCATGGTGGCCTGCGATTTTGGTTCCAGTTCCAAGGAATCCCGAGATGACAATCCGGTGTTGCCGGAAAATTCAATTGGTGACGGTTCTAATCCCGCAGTAGTTGAAACGGCTGAGGACTTGCTGAACTGTACCGCAAGCCGCGAAGGCAATATGGCTAAGGTGCTGAGCGAAAACGCCTTCTACGAGTGCGAGAATGGACGTTGGAGCAAGGTGACTGTTCCTGAGACGACGCCGAAAGACACCTCGTCAAATGATATTTCATCGAGTAGCGATTCGTCAAGTGAAACTTCTCCGAGCGGAAATTCTTCGGCTGGCGAAACCCAGATGTCTAGTTCCTCGACGAATTCGGACGTCTCGTCTATAAGATCGCCGCATTGCTTTGAACCTTGGAATGGTAACGACGGCGTAATCCGTATCATCACAGGCTATGATAACGGTACCGAAACCTCTGGCTACTGGTACACTTATGGTGACGATCCCGATGGGGGAATGTCCGTAATTACATGGCCGGTTGAAATGGACCCTCCTTATTTTGATGACATTGATCCGGTTATTGATCATTGCGGTGGCGTTTGTGGAACATACATGCTCAGCAAGGGAACCCTGACGTATGACCCGTATGTCGGCTTGGGCTTTAACTTGGCAGGGGTCGATGACCCTCAGGGTAATGGGAACCCTGTGCCGGTCGATGCCTCGGCCATGGGTGGAATCATTGTGACCTATACCTCCGATATGCCAATCCGCCTTGAATTGGGACTTGGCGAAGCAAAAGACAAGGAGATTGGTTACGACAATCCGTCTGTTTGGCTTTCGAAAACTACTACTCCGAATTATGCTGCGTTTACGTGGGATAAGTTCAAGCAAAATGGCTGGGGTTCGGTGAAAATTACGGGTGAAGAGGCGTCTAAAATTCTAGTCGCATTTCATTTCGTAATCCAGGGCAAGGACGGCGCGACGGGCGAGTTCAATATTATGAGTGTAGAAGCTTACAATCGTGGGGATTGTGCTGCTTTTGTGCCTCCCGTCTTTTCGTCCAGTTCTAAAGCTATGAGCTCTAGCAGCAGTAAACCTGCTTCTAGTTCCAGCAGTAGCAATGGGGCGTCTGTTGTCGTTAAACCGCATAGCTATTTTGAAACCTGGAACGGTGCCGAAGGTGTCGAACAAATTATTACGGGTTTTGATACGGATATGCAAGATGGGGGCTATTGGTACGAATATAATGATTCCGAAGATGGCGGCAAGTCGTCTATTGCATGGCCGGTGACTCTGGGTAATGAATATGATGAAAAGTCATTTCAGCCGGTAGTCGATGTTTGCGCAGGTGTTTGCGGAACGGTCCAGCTGAACGCGGGTGACTTGGTATATGATCCGTACGTAGGTATTGGCTTTGACTTGGTCGGTCATGATGCAAATGGAAACCTTGTTTTGGCTGATGCCTCCGGCATGGGTGGCATATGCGTTGCATATTATTCGAATTTGCCGATTACGGTTGAAATGAGTCTTGGCGAGGAAAAAGACAAGGAACTTGGGTACGATATTCCGGTTGTCAAAATCCCCAAATCGTCTGCGTACGTTGTAAAGGAAATTCCCTGGAGTAAATTCCAACGGTCCGGTTGGGGAAGCGGCGAGAATGTTACGGGGGACGAGGCTGCCAAGACGCTCGGCTCGCTCAGGTTCAAATTCCAGGGTAAGGATGGCGTTCTGGCTGACTTTAACATCGTATCGGTTGGCCCCTATCTTAATGGCAGCTGTAGCGTGATGCCGTTGCCTGTACTTCCTTAACGGCAAAGCGACTTCCTACAAACTACTTGCATCTTACTTATTTAAACAAAAATATACAAATGGCGTTGACTATCTCGGCGCCATTTTCTAATTTTGGCTACGAAAATCTTACAAGTACAGGAGTTCTTTACATTATGTGGAACGAAAAGTATATCGCCAAGCTGGATAACTACCTGGCCCAGGCCCAGGCAGCTGGTGGCGCTGCTCGTGTTGATAAGCAGCACCAGTCCGGAAAGTGCACTGCCCGCGAACGCATGGAAATGCTGTTCGACGAAGGTACGTTTGTTGAAGTCGGTGCACTCCGCAAGTCAAGCAACCGCGTGCTCAAGGAAAGCAAGGTCGTCTTGGGTGACGGCGTCGTGACCGGTTACGGCAAGGTGAATGGCCGTCTGGTGTTTGCCTCTTCTCAGGACTTTACAGTGGGTGGCGGCTCCTTGGGCCAATGCCACGCCGAAAAGATTTGCCGCGTGATGGACATGGCTGTGGAAGCCGGTGCTCCGTTTGTCGCCATGAACGATAGTGGTGGAGCCCGTATTGACGAAGGCGTGTTCTCGCTCGCTGGTTATAGCGCCATTATGGCCCGCAACGTTTGGGCTTCTGGCGTGATTCCGCAGATTGCCGTGATCATGGGCCCCTGCGCTGGTGGCGCCTGCTATTCTCCGGCTCTCAGCGACTTCATTTTCATGACTCAGAACACGAGCCAGATGTTCCTTACGGGTCCGGCTGTCGTCAAACAGGTGATGGGTGAAAACATCACCGCCGCTGAACTCGGTGGTGCTCCGGTGCACATGGCAAAGTCCGGTGTGGCACACTTCATGTACGAAGACGACAAGAAGTGCCTCGAAGGTGTTCGCAAGCTGCTCAGCTACTTGCCGCAGAGCAACCGCAAGGAATCTGCCGAATGCAACTGCAAGATTGCCGAAGCCGCCAAGAACGATGAAGGCTTCTTCAAGAAGCTGTTCTCCAAGTCCGAATCGAACGAAGTTGCCGCTTCCTTCGACAACAGCGCTTCTATCCAGGATATCGTTCCGGATAACTACAAGCAGGCTTACGATGTAAAGTCCGTGATTGCCGCCTTTGCCGATGCTGACAGCTTCTTTGAAGTGCAGAGCGACTGGGGCAAGAACGTGGTGATCGGTTTTGCTCGCCTGAACGGTGAAGCCATTGGTATCGTGGCTAACCAGCCCAAGGTGCTCGCCGGTTCCTTGGACGTGGACGGTTCCGACAAGGCTGGCCGCTTTGTCCGCTTCTGCGACGCGTTCAACATTCCGCTCTTGGCTCTCGCTGACGTTCCGGGTTACATGCCGGGTTCCAAGCAGGAATACTCGGGCATTATCCGCCATGGTGCAAAGCTTCTTTACGCCTTTGCCGAAGCTACCGTGCCGAAGGTGACGCTCATTCTGCGTAAGGCTTTCGGTGGTGCTTACATTGCCATGAACAGCAAGGACGTGGGTGCCGACTACGTGTTCGCCCTCCCGATTGCCCAGGTGGCTGTGATGGGTGCCGAAGGTGCAGTGGAAATCATCAACAAGAAGGAAATCGCAGCAGCTCCGGATCCGGTGGCAGCTCGCGCCCAGTGCATCGCCAAGTACGAAGAAGAACTGATGAACCCCTACGTTGCCGCCTCCATGGGCGTGGTCGACGAAGTGATTCACCCGGCCGATGTTCGCAAGCGCCTGATTACCGCTTTCGATGCCTTGAAGACCAAGGAACAGAAGCGTCATTGGAAGAAGCACGCGAACATCCCGCTGTAGTTTTATAACCTACGGTGACAAACAAATTAACTTTTGTGAAAACGGCTCGCTCTGCGGGCCGTTTTTTGCTTATGTAGCGAAAGGAAAACCGTCCAAATCGTTGAAAAATTGCTAATTTCGCACAAATTGCGGGAAAAACCCATATTATAGGTGGTTTTGCGGTATGCAAATTCAGTATTTTATGGGGCACCTGTATAGAAGTATATTGTGTTTTTTGAAGGTCTAAAACGCTTGTGGCCGGTGGCGACTGTCGCCCTTGCCGTAGGAATCGCCTGGTCCCAGAGCGATTCTGTTTCGGTTGTGTCTGCAAGCGAAGCCGAAACGTCTGAACCAGACCCGGCAGAGACCGAATGGCAGCCGACTTACCAGTACATATCGCTTCCGCCGTCTGTAACGCCTTTGAACGGCTTGTTGCCGTTTGGTGGCATTGGGTCTTCGCCTACGCTCATGAGTACGAGTAAAGGGCAGGTCTTTAGCCACGATATCGATGTGTCGACCCGTGAAATGGATGTGAGCGAAAAGCGTGTGAACTCCGTTTCTCGCGATACCACCACATTGTGGACTGCACATTACCCTGAACTTGCGGACTACGTGTCGGACATGTACAGCATTGGGCAGAAGAGCCTTTGGCTGAACGACTTGGTCGGTAAGAGCAACGATGGTTACGAGACTCCCGAGACCGGTTCGGTGTTCGACATTACGATTCCGGTGACGATGCCTGCGTGGATGCGCGACTTTGGCTTGGACAAGCCGAAGCTGATGCTCCAGGGTACCATGGACATTCGCTTGAAGGGTTACGGCGAAAAGGACGATGCCGAAGGTAGCACGAACACGAGCCTGTGGCCGAGCCCGACTTTGAACTACACGCCGAACTTCATGGTGAAGGGCAAAATCGGTCCTTATATCACGGTTGAAATCAACAACGTGGAAGAAGGCCTCGGTGCACGTAATCAGGTGCGCGTGGTTTACGAAGAATCTTACAAGGATGAATTTGAAGACTACATTCTGCAGCGCGTAGAAGCCGGTAC includes:
- a CDS encoding leucine-rich repeat domain-containing protein, with product MNLLDIINKAKAEKATSLDLSQKELRILPQELFELEDLEELILDRNMLVELPDDISKLKKLKKLSVSENDLMELPETIGDLSNLEHLYLGYNSLSELPDSVGNLKKLQTVNIAKNQLLDLTLEVGKWTNVTKLSLHDNMLSEVPATLGKLKKLRKLYLDNNDLTSIPAALSHLESLEVLMVSGNNLGAIPSEFSNLKKLKELVLDANQLATLPESLAECESLETISVVENPLEGGIPRVLLDKKGLSIDQ
- a CDS encoding AIPR family protein, whose protein sequence is MELTKSQERRLAFVASLLSLNPNDPTDRIKALRHLNLDENGCFHGFQYSQGFMEFFIFLDEDTPLEKVVSHLNSDLKQLQIAVFRTSDPPNPFFMSLREEADPWAVNKISDDEEEEDSDSPASRPYMETLEITVLRTRATRDITDSELERTLKDMRRKLGIWKNEVKAKLEIIAEHDDLTRDFRSADDKLEIVMDSDPLHLTSDHGELFLGFCPIRTIFDYHVNLGKRLKTKHNMAIVSSNIRTYLGNLTHTNAALIDAFQTMERNDDQNVNVDDFPFLHNGMTLTGDDLRLKERDGKKVLYIERPKIINGAQSLFTYEQYAKKSKKPVNPQVLVKVVVPYPGADNFLNQVTMANNRQNPVFSYHLRAADDLQFFIWQRYQEEGFTYVYKDGVRLKARTRKLEVRMRPELAKTLFMMDGKLSECRSSDCIFDKETLYQRCFGAFVRVSPDKERDFVRKTIAFTKAWQLLSRLPIKIRRVTPGKGVSIEANDDNPLTRITWNGRLEDKFIFRSAVKDLVVALALKHWLIYGDPIQDFEWLVENELNFNDSILKYASKIYTEDLKGILISEFKDNPAYYDTITTIDKDSGESVERRLWKGFANTATYDKMMDLLCKKNRTWEKCRGGIEVFL
- a CDS encoding acyl-CoA carboxylase subunit beta; this encodes MWNEKYIAKLDNYLAQAQAAGGAARVDKQHQSGKCTARERMEMLFDEGTFVEVGALRKSSNRVLKESKVVLGDGVVTGYGKVNGRLVFASSQDFTVGGGSLGQCHAEKICRVMDMAVEAGAPFVAMNDSGGARIDEGVFSLAGYSAIMARNVWASGVIPQIAVIMGPCAGGACYSPALSDFIFMTQNTSQMFLTGPAVVKQVMGENITAAELGGAPVHMAKSGVAHFMYEDDKKCLEGVRKLLSYLPQSNRKESAECNCKIAEAAKNDEGFFKKLFSKSESNEVAASFDNSASIQDIVPDNYKQAYDVKSVIAAFADADSFFEVQSDWGKNVVIGFARLNGEAIGIVANQPKVLAGSLDVDGSDKAGRFVRFCDAFNIPLLALADVPGYMPGSKQEYSGIIRHGAKLLYAFAEATVPKVTLILRKAFGGAYIAMNSKDVGADYVFALPIAQVAVMGAEGAVEIINKKEIAAAPDPVAARAQCIAKYEEELMNPYVAASMGVVDEVIHPADVRKRLITAFDALKTKEQKRHWKKHANIPL